A single region of the Cucumis melo cultivar AY chromosome 3, USDA_Cmelo_AY_1.0, whole genome shotgun sequence genome encodes:
- the LOC103488299 gene encoding Transcription factor HY5-like gives MQEQATSSAAASSLPSSSERSSSSALHLEVKEGMESDEEIRRVPEIGGESAGTSASGRDTGSVAGPDRVQVSREGQRKRGRSPADKESKRLKRLLRNRVSAQQARERKKAYLNDLEIRVKDLEKKNSELEERLSTLQNENQMLRQILKNTTASRRSGE, from the exons GTTCTTTGCCTTCGAGCAGTGAAAGATCTTCCAGCTCTGCTCTTCACCTCGAAGTTAAAGAAG GAATGGAGAGCGATGAGGAGATCCGGAGAGTGCCGGAGATAGGCGGTGAATCGGCCGGAACATCGGCTTCCGGTAGGGATACCGGTTCGGTCGCCGGTCCGGACCGGGTTCAAGTTTCTCGGGAGGGTCAAAGGAAAAGAGGGAGAAGTCCGGCTGATAAAGAAAGCAAGAGACTCAAGAG ATTGCTGAGGAATAGAGTATCGGCACAGCAAGCAAGGGAGAGAAAAAAGGCTTATTTGAATGATTTAGAGATAAGGGTGAAGGATTTGGAGAAGAAGAACTCTGAACTTGAAGAAAGGCTTTCCACTTTACAGAATGAGAATCAGATGCTTAGACAA ATTTTGAAGAACACAACGGCAAGTAGGAGAAGCGGTGAGTGA